Proteins from a genomic interval of Deferrivibrio essentukiensis:
- the nadB gene encoding L-aspartate oxidase — protein sequence MGFTYYDYIVLGSGVAGLRAAVELSKQGSVGIITKSFLGESNTEYAQGGVAVVLSDDDDIYLHYEDTIKAGDGLCDKDAVMTLVEEGPKYIKELIQMGAMFDMHGDHLSFTREAAHSVNRIIHAKGDATGHEIVRALKEYVSKIENIDKVENYFIVDLIKCGNKICGVVAINENENSFHYFYSKAVILATGGAGRLFERTTNPEVATGDGMAIAFRANATLKDMEFFQFHPTGLHIEGAPAFLLSESMRGEGAVLRNIHKERFCHNYHEQGELAPRDIVSRAIFFEMQKTNSKFVYMDLTHIDSNYLKNRFPKIYSTCLNYGIDITKDLIPVSPAAHYYMGGIETDIWGRTNIYGLYACGETACTGVHGANRLASNSLLEGVVFGARSAKAAIIDTKYDEPLKPVAPTTEKMDQSIDYKALKTELQRVMWENVSVIRNEKSLNTAINFIDKYLNQFLNATPFDRYSGEVRNMFVVGKLMAEAALARKGSRGGHFRDDYPEKVNDSRHIVFENAQFSPTIR from the coding sequence ATGGGATTTACATATTATGACTATATAGTTTTAGGAAGCGGAGTAGCCGGGCTTAGAGCTGCCGTTGAACTTTCTAAGCAAGGTAGCGTAGGAATAATTACCAAATCTTTCTTAGGAGAAAGTAATACGGAATACGCTCAAGGTGGTGTAGCTGTAGTATTGTCTGACGATGACGATATTTATCTGCACTATGAAGATACCATAAAAGCCGGAGATGGACTTTGCGATAAAGATGCTGTTATGACCCTTGTTGAAGAAGGACCAAAATATATCAAGGAGCTTATACAGATGGGAGCCATGTTTGATATGCATGGTGACCATCTATCTTTTACAAGGGAAGCCGCACACAGCGTTAATAGGATAATACATGCCAAAGGGGACGCAACCGGGCATGAGATAGTAAGGGCATTAAAGGAATATGTATCAAAAATTGAAAATATTGATAAAGTTGAGAATTACTTTATTGTTGATTTGATAAAATGTGGTAACAAAATCTGTGGTGTAGTTGCAATCAACGAAAATGAAAACTCATTTCACTACTTTTATTCAAAGGCTGTTATTCTTGCCACCGGTGGTGCCGGGAGACTTTTTGAAAGGACTACAAACCCTGAAGTTGCCACCGGAGACGGTATGGCCATAGCATTTAGAGCAAATGCAACACTTAAGGATATGGAATTTTTTCAATTTCACCCTACCGGGCTTCACATCGAAGGTGCACCTGCATTCCTTTTAAGTGAATCGATGCGTGGGGAAGGTGCCGTTTTAAGAAATATTCATAAGGAAAGATTTTGCCATAACTACCACGAACAAGGGGAGCTTGCTCCAAGGGATATTGTAAGCAGGGCAATATTTTTTGAAATGCAAAAAACAAACTCAAAATTTGTTTATATGGACCTTACTCACATTGATAGTAATTACTTAAAAAATAGATTCCCTAAGATATATTCTACGTGCTTGAATTACGGCATAGATATCACAAAAGACTTAATTCCTGTAAGCCCGGCAGCTCATTACTACATGGGTGGAATAGAAACAGATATATGGGGCAGAACAAATATCTACGGACTTTATGCATGTGGGGAAACAGCCTGCACGGGAGTCCATGGCGCTAACAGACTCGCAAGTAACTCACTACTTGAAGGTGTAGTCTTTGGCGCAAGGTCGGCTAAAGCTGCTATAATAGATACAAAATATGATGAGCCTCTAAAGCCCGTTGCACCTACAACAGAAAAAATGGATCAATCAATTGACTATAAAGCTTTAAAAACCGAGCTTCAAAGGGTAATGTGGGAGAATGTAAGCGTAATAAGAAACGAAAAGTCGCTAAATACTGCTATAAATTTTATCGATAAATATCTTAATCAGTTTTTAAACGCTACCCCTTTTGACAGATATTCAGGAGAAGTCAGAAACATGTTTGTAGTAGGAAAATTGAT